A genomic region of Echeneis naucrates chromosome 24, fEcheNa1.1, whole genome shotgun sequence contains the following coding sequences:
- the casp8ap2 gene encoding CASP8-associated protein 2: MEDSNNSNGFGLLVPDGLEDSVDIYDGLDVGFGSSAEKSPPNSSQLKESMDLYEEIVTEEQQSKESSYTELMSRFQAAQNQIKELRNRLEQMEMQNTGLNTENCRLKKNISALLRTARQEVTRKDAEIQRLNQWSVKGRHHYQSHLNNLWDQTSSSKTSTGSSNNRCPLPPPSCPPPPLPPSGPPAPAPCSAALPPAEIQSTKEHPQPSGAGNTSSANHNMGTCMETKASKPSSHSHSRGSSRGECETVDKQTDNYINKFSSCSSTQQGDSDKHKSKHRDEKYQSHKLSDSTDRRPRSGSYPHKDCHDSEKNRSHKSDKDRGRKYDSRSGKCKTHLNAEVHHRSDRTKSPPPEISISTISSDDTKGKRTQDKAKLATPDSEQTFSRCSKEVYSQDHRRIRNSDRYSRRSDSKDRKKSSSSQRTERHADREGERLLKDHQRKEERQWEDESSRKHKKSMSRECEKQKLKESNQGKVDVRSKERQEKTHGTLKRSPKGLQIAEKNSVEENSSNRKLSFMETLNLTLSPIKKPTLPFDATQDNLLVTSEAVKNRPMVESAQSLCLEDMCVVDEIESSELESGCKDAAKQSLESCKYPNSERIDKQCDDAKDTQEEDKKSLRKAAPCKLLKDSAIGTTVTHNQLLETAENQMTSQHSPKSPDSGSLKAAEGDSDSKGDTSAPPQRAINLNGISKQLTREPIQKLNQGKDTERTADIVKPFVLESKGENQTPALQKSFPEASLEETATTLPSGENNVSENVPKGHQISPAVSLRDCQKGQNAPASFSHIHKKDDFQKRDSPKDTDAVSSTISLESLPQEGLSLPEAIYVLTQTNEEVNDDSSIITAELSSCTSCIGVSKVSSTTEEAVLPENPSNLLFTPRKTSSPGTSDENNIEPSSSVPLLHDEDSMMRTLNNLRRIPDVISPLRSPVRIAKKSHVHVHNKPGHVKSLQKDFSSTAVDVNSKKLDVNKENKYPGSPVNHDTQNMTGKVSDLCPRLSDAELEEGEILSESDEAAVGDSPTPANKRAKIERPVRNKPSPKSVLKRKAEDTCVASKESADSPGGSTRSPKSRFKTVCPAATKASFSNIEEIMETFKLVRTEIRKKYMKLHKTFPRKSFYGMMENFQESFLEFVDGAHFGKICSQAEELKLKLKKLIASVFRKVSNNGIVKRIFEQQAVDLKQKLWDFVDVQVDYLFKDIHSTLKSLCNPEKTQAEDKKPSGNEKASRQPSVKNPQFQQKEAQSSPTSLNHGKPCALVPYKTGLGSRGKDIRIAHTEKGPHSTDCQNPSQTGINFLPPKNISTPEKNNIASLVVSQSGSLLDKPDFQILTEQQASNLTFSLVRDSQMGEIFRCLLQGSDLLENGGMVGDSTTWSLSTPRKDGERLISITTPPKFSSPSKLISPTKFNTPSKVFATWASISPRKMSSPQSKDPVQLNPALFDESCLLEVPDNRTSSFAAQRSYSILTEDLAVSLTIPSPLKSDSHLSFLQPSSMSSMHIMSTPDSVISAHISEDALLDGEDATEQDIHLALDTDNSSCGTTSSMGSSPLATSFTLKPDMAMQALVMEKSNDHFIVKIRQTTASANSTLKADSILSETLTENQQNEAEDPLTSISQAKAALSEEQQSRNTPSFAVSPETGLSNFVERSGICQTATGSERFTLTADPLHKKDSESQNMSVPVIPPSENSLHSGAQRSDHLVVKTTGEDVIINESPSQTLHEEGDAHTQTNPSVVLVFESQKMISPITTVASNNSPHQRSQASPSDSDRSFTIAEDTSSTPDKDQRDSDKSRKRKKHQDKLKAKRYKKEVTESTEEKTSPSKTNDDSKSSPAPLSPNSLSAKNVVRKKGEVVMAWTRDEDRAILIDLKTKGASRETFSALSEKLNKPSGQIAHRFYQLMKLFKKQEKMDT, from the exons ATGGAGGACAGTAATAACAGTAATGGTTTTGGTC TCTTGGTACCTGATGGTCTTGAAGATTCTGTTGATATATATGATGGCCTGGATGTTGGTTTTGGCAGCAGTGCAG AGAAGTCACCTCCAAATTCGTCTCAACTGAAAGAGTCAATGGATCTATATGAAGAAATCgtcacagaggagcagcagagcaaaGAATCATCATACACTGAA TTGATGTCCAGATTCCAGGCAGCTCAAAACCAAATTAAAGAGCTGCGTAACAGACTGGAGCAGATGGAGATGcag aacACAGGGTTAAACACTGAGAACTGCCGTCTGAAGAAGAACATCTCTGCGCTTTTAAGAACtgccagacaggaagtgaccagGAAAGATGCTGAGATTCAGAGACTGAACCAATG GTCAGTGAAAGGCCGCCATCACTATCAGTCTCATTTAAATAATCTGTGGGACCAAACTTCCTCCAGTAAGACCTCAACGGGCAGCTCCAACAATAGGTGTCCTCTTCCACCACCCTcctgtcctccacctccacttccCCCATCTGGTCCTCCAGCCCCTGCTCCATGTTCAGCAGCCTTACCCCCCGCAGAGATCCAGTCTACAAAGGAACATCCACAACCTTCAGGGGCAGGAAATACTAGTTCAGCCAATCACAACATGGGCACCTGCATGGAGACTAAAGCCTCAAAACCATCTTCTCATAGTCATTCAAGAGGCTCTTCAAGAGGAGAGTGTGAAACAGTTGATAAGCAAACTGATAACTATATCAATAAGTTCAGCAGCTGTTCATCAACCCAGCAGGGTGATTCAGACAAACATAAGTCtaaacacagagatgaaaaatatcaaagtcACAAACTATCTGATTCAACAGATAGGCGACCTAGAAGTGGTTCATATCCCCACAAGGACTGTCATGACTCTGAGAAAAACAGGTCTCATAAGTCAGACAAGGACAGAGGGCGAAAGTATGACTCAAGGTCAGGTAAATGCAAGACCCACCTAAATGCTGAGGTGCACCACAGATCAGACAGGACTAAAAGCCCTCCACCAGAGATTTCAATCAGCACTATTTCCTCTGATGATACCAAAGGGAAAAGAACGCAAGACAAAGCTAAACTGGCCACACCAGACTCTGAGCAAACATTCTCTCGCTGCTCCAAAGAGGTTTACAGCCAGGATCATAGAAGAATCAGGAATAGTGACAGATATAGCAGAAGGTCAGACTCAAAGGACCGAAAAAAGTCTTCTTCAAGTCAGCGCACTGAGCGGCATGCTGATAGGGAAGGAGAACGACTTTTAAAGGATCAtcaaaggaaggaagagagacaaTGGGAAGATGAAAGCAGCCGCAAGCACAAAAAGAGTATGAGCAGAGAATGCGAGAAGCAGAAACTAAAAGAGTCCAACCAAGGCAAAGTTGATGTCCGCAGTaaggaaagacaggaaaagacACATGGGACCTTAAAAAGATCACCTAAAGGTCTACAAATCGCTGAGAAGAACTCTGTGGAGGAAAATAGCTCAAACAGGAAACTCAGTTTCATGGAAACATTGAATCTAACCCTTTCACCAATTAAGAAGCCAACATTGCCCTTTGATGCCACCCAGGACAACCTCCTAGTAACGAGTGAGGCAGTGAAGAACAGACCAATGGTTGAAAGTGCGCAATCTTTGTGTCTCGAAGATATGTGTGTTGTTGACGAAATAGAAAGCAGTGAATTAGAATCAGGCTGTAAAGATGCTGCAAAGCAATCTTTAGAAAGCTGCAAATATCCAAACTCTGAAAGGATAGACAAACAGTGTGATGATGCAAAGGACACCCAGGAAGAAGACAAGAAGAGCCTCAGGAAAGCTGCACCCTGCAAACTGCTCAAAGACAGTGCAATTGGAACTACCGTAACCCATAACCAGCTCCTagaaactgcagaaaatcaGATGACTTCCCAACACTCACCAAAATCACCAGACAGTGGTTCTCTAAAAGCAGCAGAAGGGGATTCTGACAGCAAGGGGGATACATCTGCACCACCCCAGAGGGCCATAAATTTAAATGGCATTTCCAAACAACTCACAAGAGAGCCTATACAAAAGTTAAACCAGGGAAAGGACACTGAGCGTACAGCTGATATTGTCAAACCTTTTGTGCTTGAGTCAAAGGGAGAGAATCAGACACCAGCATTACAGAAAAGCTTCCCCGAGGCTTCACTTGAAGAAACTGCAACTACTTTACCCTCAGGGGAGAACaatgtttctgaaaatgttccCAAAGGTCATCAAATTTCTCCTGCCGTTTCATTGCGGGACTGTCAGAAAGGTCAGAATGCTCCTGCTTCATTCAGTCACATTCACAAGAAAGATGATTTTCAGAAACGAGACAGTCCCAAAGATACAGATGCTGTGTCCAGTACAATAAGCCTGGAGTCGCTTCCACAGGAAGGCCTAAGCTTACCTGAAGCTATTTACGTGCTGACGCAGACAAATGAAGAGGTCAATGatgacagcagcatcatcacGGCTGAGCTGAGTTCCTGCACCAGCTGTATTGGCGTGTCCAAAGTCAGCAGTACAACGGAGGAAGCGGTCCTGCCAGAAAACCCCAGCAACCTCCTTTTCACACCCAGAAAGACATCTAGTCCTGGAACGAGTGATGAGAATAATATTGAGCCTTCCAGTTCAGTGCCCTTACTTCATGATGAGGACTCCATGATGCGCACACTGAACAATCTGAGGAGGATCCCTGACGTCATAAGTCCTCTGAGGAGCCCAGTACGGATAGCCAAGAAAAGTCATGTCCACGTTCACAACAAGCCTGGTCATGTCAAGAGCCTTCAAAAAG ATTTCTCCAGCACAGCCGTCGATGTCAACTCGAAGAAGTTGGATGTAAACAAAGAGAACAAGTATCCCGGTTCTCCTGTGAATCATGATACACAGAATATGACAGGAAAAGTGTCCGACCTGTGTCCTCGTCTCTCTGATGCTGAACTGGAAGAAGGAGAAATTTTAAGTGAAAGCGATGAGGCGGCAGTGGGTGATTCCCCCACTCCTGCCAACAAGAGGGCAAAGATAGAAAGGCCTGTCCGAAACAAACCAAGTCCTAAGTCTGTGCTGAAGCGGAAAGCTGAAGATACTTGTGTTGCCTCAAAGGAAAGTGCTGATTCACCAGGTGGATCGACACGAAGCCCAAAGAGTCGCTTTAAAACAGTTTGCCCTGCAGCAACCAAAGCATCTTTTTCCAATATAGAGGAAATAATGGAGACGTTCAAGCTGGTTCGCACCGAGATCCGAAAAAAGTACATGAAGCttcacaaaacatttccaagGAAGAGTTTCTACGGCATGATGGAGAATTTCCAGGAATCTTTTTTAGAGTTTGTAGACGGTGCCCACTTTGGAAAAATATGCAGccaggctgaggagctgaaatTGAAGCTGAAGAAACTCATTGCATCTGTATTCAGAAAAGTATCAAATAATGGCATAGTCAAACGCATCTTTGAGCAGCAAGCAGTTGATTTGAAGCAAAAGTTGTGGGACTTTGTGGATGTCCAAGTGGACTACTTGTTCAAAGACATTCACTCAACACTGAAGAGCCTTTGCAATCCAGAAAAAACTCAGGCTGAGGATAAGAAGCCCAGTGGGAATGAGAAAGCATCCAGACAGCCCTCTGTAAAGAATCCACAGTTTCAGCAGAAGGAAGCACAGTCTTCTCCAACTAGCTTGAATCACGGCAAGCCTTGTGCTTTGGTCCCATATAAAACTGGGCTTGGAAGCAGAGGCAAAGACATCAGAATTGCACACACGGAAAAAGGCCCACATTCAACCGACTGCCAAAACCCCTCCCAAACTGGGATCAACTTTCTTCCTCCTAAAAATATCTCaactccagaaaaaaacaacatagctTCTTTAGTTGTTTCTCAAAGTGGTTCTTTGCTTGACAAACCTGACTTTCAGATCCTCACAGAGCAGCAAGCCTCCAATTTAACGTTCAGCCTGGTCAGAGACTCTCAAATGGGAGAAATTTTCAGATGTCTCCTCCAAGGATCTGACTTACTGGAAAATGGTGGCATGGTGGGAGACAGTACAACCTGGTCCCTCAGTACTCcgaggaaggatggagagagactCATTAGCATAACCACCCCACCCAAGTTTAGCTCTCCGTCTAAACTGATCTCTCCAACCAAATTTAATACCCCTTCCAAAGTATTCGCCACATGGGCCAGCATTTCTCCACGCAAGATGTCATCCCCACAATCAAAAGATCCAGTCCAGTTGAATCCGGCTTTATTTGATGAGAGTTGCTTGTTGGAGGTGCCAGACAACAGAACATCCAGCTTCGCTGCACAAAGGTCTTATTCCATCCTTACTGAAGATCTCGCAGTCTCCCTCACCATCCCATCGCCCCTAAAGTCTGACAGCCACCTTAGCTTCCTGCAGCCATCCAGCATGTCTAGTATGCACATCATGTCCACCCCAGACAGCGTCATCAGTGCACACATAAGCGAAGACGCTCTGCTGGACGGGGAGGATGCCACAGAGCAGGATATCCATCTTGCCCTTGATACTGACAACTCAAGCTGCGGCACCACCAGCAGCATGGGTTCGTCGCCACTGGCCACATCTTTCACACTCAAACCAGACATGGCCATGCAGGCTCTGGTGATGGAGAAGTCCAATGATCATTTCATTGTGAAGATTCGCCAAACCACTGCGAGCGCAAACAGCACACTCAAGGCTGATAGCATTCTGAGTGAAACACTAACAGAAAATCAGCAGAATGAAGCCGAAGATCCATTAACTTCAATAAGTCAAGCAAAAGCTGCTCTGTCAGAggaacagcagagcagaaacactcCCTCATTTGCTGTGTCACCAGAGACTGGTCTGTCAAACTTTGTTGAAAGGTCTGGGATCTGTCAGACTGCAACAGGATCAGAGCGCTTCACACTAACTGCAGATCCCCTCCACAAAAAAGACTCTGAGTCACAGAACATGTCTGTACCTGTAATTCCTCCTTCAGAGAACAGTTTGCACAGTGGTGCTCAGCGCTCTGATCACCTTGTGGTAAAGACCACTGGGGAAGATGTCATCATCAATGAGAGCCCAAGTCAAACACTCCATGAAGAAGGTGACGCACATACTCAGACAAATCCCTCTGTAGTTCTTGTCTTTGAGTCACAGAAAATGATCAGTCCCATTACAACTGTAGCGTCAAATAATAGTCCTCATCAGAGGAGCCAGGCTTCACCGTCAGATTCAGACAGAAGTTTCACCATCGCAGAAGACACAAGCAGCACACCAGACAAAGACCAGAGGGATAgtgacaaaagcagaaaacGGAAAAAACATCAGGACAAACTAAAAGCAAAGCGTTACAAAAAAGAAGTTACAGAGAGTACAGAAGAGAAGACGTCTCCATCCAAGACAAATGACGATTCCAAATCCTCCCCAGCGCCACTGTCCCCCAACAGTCTGTCTGCCAAGAATGTTGTGAGGAAGAAAGGCGAGGTGGTGATGGCTTGGACAAG AGACGAAGACCGAGCTATATTGATTGACCTGAAGACGAAAGGTGCTTCACGTGAGACTTTCTCTGCCTTGTCGGAAAAACTCAACAAGCCATCGGGGCAG attGCTCACAGGTTTTACCAGCTCATGAAGCTTTTTAAGAAGCAGGAGAAGATGGACACCTAA
- the gja10b gene encoding gap junction alpha-10 protein produces the protein MGDWNLLGSILEEVHIHSTIVGKIWLTILFIFRMLVLGVAAEDVWDDEQSEFVCNTEQPGCKNVCYDQAFPISLIRYWVLQIIFVSSPSLVYMGHALYRLRTLEKERHKKKACLKAELEGTDPIQEDHKRIERELRKLDEQKKVRKAPLRGSLLRTYVFHILTRSVVEVGFIIGQCALYGIGLSPLYKCERLPCPNSVDCFVSRPTEKNIFMVFMLVIAGVSLFLNLLEIFHLGMKKIKQSLYGYKYGDDDSVYRSKKNSMAQQVCVLTNSSPQRLMQLTQMTCSKVPDTLGEAPPLNLPPVAPQNQKQSNSSNQEPAQTYLPSQNPDIQVLQQMGAMDRHYTLESRKPSCSSDESNGPHGSGQPQYAGPRPTLMAGHMEIPATLKNPPRKQSRVSICKELSDTSDSPESGHYPTARKCSFMSRGMSEGKLATPFDSADSESGTDAEAQHIAQGESPVMTPPPPASGRRMSMSMILELSSIMKK, from the exons ATGGGGGACTGGAATTTATTAGGGAGCATTTTAGAGGAGGTCCACATCCATTCCACCATTGTGGGGAAGATATGGCTCACGATCCTCTTCATTTTCCGGATGCTTGTGCTTGGCGTCGCCGCGGAGGACGTTTGGGATGATGAACAGAGTGAATTCGTTTGCAACACAGAGCAACCGGGTTGCAAGAATGTCTGCTACGACCAGGCCTTCCCCATTTCCCTCATCCGTTACTGGGTCCTTCAGATCATCTTCGTGTCCTCGCCCTCCCTGGTGTACATGGGTCATGCCTTATACCGTTTGAGGACCCttgagaaagagagacacaagAAAAAAGCCTGTCTGAAAGCTGAGCTGGAGGGGACAGACCCTATCCAGGAGGACCATAAAAGAATCGAGCGAGAGCTCAGGAAACTAGATGAACAGAAGAAAGTGAGGAAAGCTCCCCTCAGAGGCTCCTTGCTTCGTACATATGTTTTCCATATCTTGACTAGGTCTGTGGTGGAAGTCGGTTTCATTATAGGCCAGTGTGCTCTCTATGGCATTGGGCTCTCCCCTCTGTACAAATGTGAAAGGTTGCCTTGTCCCAACAgtgttgattgttttgtgtctcGACCAACAgagaagaacattttcatggtCTTCATGCTAGTTATTGCTGGAGTGTCCTTATTCCTAAACCTCCTGGAGATCTTCCACCTGGGGATGAAGAAGATCAAACAAAGCCTGTATGGATACAAATATGGAGATGATGATAGTGTGTACAGGTCAAAAAAAAACTCCATGGCGCAGCAGGTTTGTGTGCTCACCAACTCCTCACCACAGAGGTTGATGCAGCTCACACAGATGACGTGCTCTAAGGTGCCTGATACACTCGGGGAGGCTCCACCCTTGAATTTGCCCCCAGTGGCACCTCAGAATCAGAAGCAGTCCAATAGTTCCAATCAGGAGCCTGCACAGACGTACCTGCCAAGCCAAAATCCAGACATCCAGGTTCTGCAGCAAATGGGGGCTATGGACCGGCACTACACTCTGGAGAGCAGGAAACCCTCGTGCAGCAGCGATGAGTCCAACGGACCTCACGGCTCAGGCCAGCCCCAGTATGCAGGACCTCGACCCACACTGATGGCCGGCCATATGGAAATCCCAGCGACCCTGAAGAACCCGCCGaggaagcagagcagagtgagTATTTGCAAGGAGCTCAGTGATACAAGTGATTCTCCAGAGAGTGGTCACTACCCCACAGCCAGAAAGTGCAGTTTCATGTCCAGAGGAATGTCAGAGGGAAAGTTGGCAACCCCATTTGACAGTGCTGACTCTGAGAGTGGGACTGACGCTGAGGCCCAGCACATTGCCCAGGGAGAGAGCCCAGTGATGACCCCGCCACCTCCAGCCAGTGGGAGGAGGATGTCCATG AGCATGATTCTGGAGCTGTCTTCAATAATGAAGAAGTAA